The proteins below come from a single Streptococcus hyointestinalis genomic window:
- the brpA gene encoding biofilm formation/cell division transcriptional regulator BrpA: protein MSIGKKILIMLVTIFVTTVIAIGAYATSAYFFSANEFSKTFKNYKNIKSDNTTIKENKPISILLMGVDTGTYNRTDTWSGNSDTMIVVTINPKTKKTTMTSLERDIYVNLTGPEDNDMNGVAAKLNAAYASGGAEMALMTVNKLLNMNIDYYMQMNMQGLVDLVDAVGGITVTNNFDFPISIAENEPDYTATVEPGTHKINGDQALVYARMRYDDPEGDYGRQKRQREVIQKVMKKILSLDSVASYRKILSAVSKNMQTNIEINSSTIPSLLGYSDALSNIKSYQLKGDGQEINGVSYQIVSNDHLLKIQNTIKKALGKKTSKTLTTTAITYEDYYGLSSSGDSTDYNQSYGSYSGYDTGGGASIYNNYSSQNTYGTYSDTGTASSAYSGQIYDTGTQNSYYNYGQ, encoded by the coding sequence ATGAGTATCGGAAAGAAGATTTTAATAATGCTTGTCACGATTTTTGTGACGACGGTGATTGCTATTGGGGCTTATGCCACCTCTGCTTACTTTTTCTCAGCTAATGAGTTTTCAAAAACCTTTAAGAACTACAAAAATATCAAGTCTGACAATACGACCATTAAGGAGAATAAACCCATTTCGATTCTCCTTATGGGGGTGGATACAGGGACTTATAACCGTACGGACACTTGGTCGGGAAATAGTGATACCATGATTGTTGTCACCATCAATCCTAAAACCAAAAAGACGACTATGACCAGTCTTGAGCGTGATATTTATGTCAATCTGACTGGACCAGAAGACAATGACATGAACGGTGTTGCTGCAAAACTCAACGCTGCTTACGCTTCTGGTGGTGCTGAGATGGCACTGATGACGGTCAATAAACTTCTCAACATGAATATTGACTACTACATGCAGATGAACATGCAAGGGCTCGTTGACTTGGTCGATGCCGTCGGTGGTATCACCGTAACCAATAACTTTGATTTCCCAATCTCTATTGCTGAAAATGAGCCCGATTACACGGCGACAGTAGAGCCTGGAACTCATAAAATCAATGGTGACCAAGCCCTTGTCTATGCTCGTATGCGCTACGATGATCCAGAGGGTGACTATGGACGTCAGAAACGTCAGCGTGAGGTTATCCAAAAAGTGATGAAGAAGATTTTGTCACTTGATAGTGTGGCTTCCTATCGTAAGATTTTGTCAGCGGTCAGCAAGAACATGCAAACTAATATCGAGATTAACTCTAGCACCATTCCAAGTCTCTTAGGCTATTCGGACGCTCTCTCAAACATCAAGTCTTACCAGCTAAAAGGTGACGGTCAAGAGATTAACGGTGTGTCTTATCAGATTGTAAGTAATGACCATCTGCTCAAGATCCAAAATACCATCAAAAAAGCACTTGGTAAGAAAACATCCAAGACTCTTACCACAACGGCTATCACTTATGAAGATTACTATGGTCTGTCATCGTCAGGTGATAGCACGGATTATAACCAATCCTATGGTTCTTACTCAGGTTATGATACAGGTGGAGGTGCTTCGATCTATAATAACTACAGTAGTCAAAACACCTACGGTACCTATTCAGATACAGGAACGGCAAGTAGTGCTTACTCTGGTCAGATCTATGACACCGGCACACAAAACTCTTACTACAATTATGGACAGTAA
- the serS gene encoding serine--tRNA ligase: MLDLKRIRTDFEAVSDQLATRGVSKDTLEELKALDQKRRDLLVTSEEAKAKRNTASAAIAQAKRNKEDASQQIAAMQELSATIKGIDKELAELDEAVQSIITTLPNIPAKDVPVGADEDENVEVRRWGTPRSFDFDVKAHWDLGEDLGILDWERGAKVTGSRFLFYKGLGARLERALYNFMLDEHAKEGYTEVIPPYMVNHDSMFGTGQYPKFKEDTFELADSDYVLIPTAEVPLTNYYRGEIIDGQDLPIYFTAMSPSFRSEAGSAGRDTRGLIRLHQFHKVEMVKFAKPEESYDELEKMVANAENILQKLELPYRVITLCTGDMGFSAAKTYDLEVWIPAQNTYREISSCSNTEDFQARRAQIRYRDEADGKVKLLHTLNGSGLAVGRTVAAILENYQNEDGSVTIPEVLRPYMGGVEVIKP; this comes from the coding sequence ATGTTAGATTTGAAACGTATCCGAACAGACTTTGAAGCAGTCTCAGACCAGCTAGCAACACGTGGTGTCAGTAAAGACACGCTTGAAGAACTCAAAGCGCTTGACCAAAAACGCCGTGACTTGTTAGTAACATCCGAGGAAGCAAAAGCAAAACGCAATACAGCCTCAGCTGCCATTGCGCAAGCAAAACGTAACAAAGAAGACGCTAGCCAACAAATCGCAGCCATGCAAGAATTGTCTGCGACTATTAAAGGCATCGATAAAGAACTGGCAGAGCTTGATGAGGCAGTTCAGTCTATCATCACAACTCTTCCAAATATCCCAGCGAAAGATGTGCCAGTCGGTGCTGATGAGGACGAAAACGTCGAAGTGCGTCGTTGGGGCACACCTCGAAGCTTTGACTTTGACGTCAAAGCACACTGGGACTTGGGCGAAGACCTTGGTATTCTTGATTGGGAGCGTGGCGCTAAGGTCACTGGTTCACGTTTTCTTTTCTACAAGGGCTTAGGCGCTAGACTTGAGCGTGCACTTTACAACTTTATGCTAGACGAGCACGCTAAAGAAGGCTATACCGAAGTGATTCCACCTTACATGGTCAACCACGACTCTATGTTTGGTACAGGGCAATATCCTAAATTTAAAGAAGATACTTTCGAGCTAGCGGATAGCGACTATGTGCTCATCCCAACTGCTGAAGTACCACTCACTAACTACTACCGTGGTGAAATCATCGATGGTCAAGACTTGCCAATTTACTTCACAGCTATGAGTCCTTCTTTCCGCTCTGAAGCTGGTTCTGCTGGACGTGACACACGTGGGCTTATCCGCTTGCACCAATTCCACAAGGTTGAAATGGTCAAATTCGCTAAGCCAGAAGAGTCCTACGATGAGTTGGAAAAAATGGTGGCTAACGCTGAAAACATCCTTCAAAAACTAGAACTCCCTTACCGTGTGATTACCTTGTGTACTGGAGACATGGGCTTCTCAGCTGCTAAGACCTATGACCTTGAAGTGTGGATTCCAGCGCAAAACACTTACCGTGAAATCTCATCATGCTCTAACACCGAGGACTTCCAAGCTCGCCGTGCGCAAATCCGCTACCGTGACGAAGCTGACGGCAAGGTGAAATTACTCCACACCCTAAACGGATCTGGCCTCGCTGTTGGACGCACTGTTGCTGCTATCCTTGAAAACTACCAAAACGAAGACGGCTCTGTCACTATCCCAGAAGTGCTTCGCCCATACATGGGTGGCGTTGAAGTGATTAAGCCCTAA
- a CDS encoding Cof-type HAD-IIB family hydrolase: MTKKMIALDLDGTLLRSNNTISDYTVDVINRISKQGHKVVIATGRPYRMALEHYKRLQLDTPMISFNGSLTHLPEKKWSKEQNVTLDKKYLLGTLKMSETIQADFIASEYRKNFYITLNYPNSINPALFGVHKITENMRMDVDKITRDPNALLMQTRHEDKYQLAKELRKHFDYNVEVDSWGGPLNILEFSPKGVNKAFALNYLLSALNMTKDQLIAFGDEHNDTEMLAFAKTGYAMKNASETLLPYADKQTDYTNEEDGVAKELEKLFL; the protein is encoded by the coding sequence ATGACTAAAAAAATGATTGCACTAGATTTAGACGGTACTTTGCTACGTTCTAACAATACTATCTCAGATTATACGGTGGATGTGATTAACCGCATTAGCAAGCAAGGGCATAAAGTCGTCATTGCAACAGGGCGTCCTTATCGCATGGCGCTTGAGCATTACAAACGTCTGCAGTTAGACACGCCCATGATTAGCTTTAACGGTTCTCTTACTCATCTGCCAGAGAAAAAATGGAGTAAAGAGCAAAACGTCACCTTGGATAAGAAATATCTCCTTGGCACGCTCAAGATGAGTGAGACCATCCAAGCTGACTTTATCGCTAGTGAGTACCGCAAAAACTTTTACATTACCCTTAACTACCCAAACAGTATCAATCCCGCTCTTTTTGGTGTCCATAAAATCACAGAAAACATGCGCATGGATGTGGATAAAATCACAAGAGACCCCAATGCCCTTCTCATGCAGACACGACATGAGGACAAGTACCAGCTGGCTAAAGAGCTGCGCAAGCACTTTGACTACAATGTCGAAGTCGACTCATGGGGTGGACCGCTCAATATCTTAGAATTCTCCCCTAAAGGTGTCAACAAAGCCTTTGCCCTAAACTATCTCCTGTCTGCTCTCAATATGACCAAAGACCAGCTTATCGCCTTTGGAGATGAGCACAATGACACTGAAATGCTTGCCTTTGCAAAGACTGGCTACGCTATGAAAAATGCTAGCGAGACGCTTCTGCCATACGCTGATAAGCAGACGGACTACACCAACGAAGAAGACGGTGTCGCAAAAGAGCTTGAAAAACTTTTCTTATAG
- a CDS encoding transposase encodes MAFHHPLQLTKSQKTLAFSPELRYYYELYQLLLFHFQEKRVKAFFGLIHDNLGTVNASFSRVFRTFLKHETYITNALKQPYSNAKLEATNKLIKDIKRQAFGFRNFKNFRTKILITLNIQRERTKIVLSRT; translated from the coding sequence ATAGCTTTTCATCACCCACTACAGTTGACAAAGAGCCAGAAAACCTTGGCTTTTTCGCCCGAACTCCGCTATTATTACGAACTTTATCAGCTTTTGCTTTTCCATTTTCAAGAGAAGCGTGTCAAGGCTTTCTTTGGACTCATTCACGACAATTTGGGTACTGTCAACGCAAGTTTTTCAAGAGTTTTTCGGACTTTTCTAAAGCACGAAACTTATATTACCAACGCTCTGAAGCAACCTTATTCCAATGCCAAACTGGAAGCCACTAACAAGCTTATTAAAGACATCAAACGACAAGCGTTTGGATTTCGTAACTTCAAGAACTTTAGAACCAAGATTCTCATCACTCTGAACATACAAAGAGAGAGAACGAAAATCGTTCTCTCTCGCACTTAG
- a CDS encoding GNAT family N-acetyltransferase: MLVMADVSEAKELLALQHSAFAALYETYHDQFDPAIESLEDFCSRFSRPNCRYYKIVKEKRTVGLIRTTVAENANEGWIGLIGLAPSARKKGYASKAMLDLERLYPSVKRWVLCTILQEKELVAFYEKLGYKPINVEPEQAGMDMAYMEKWL; the protein is encoded by the coding sequence ATGTTAGTAATGGCAGATGTTTCAGAAGCAAAAGAATTGTTAGCTCTGCAGCACAGTGCCTTTGCTGCACTCTATGAGACCTACCATGACCAGTTCGATCCAGCTATAGAAAGCTTGGAGGATTTTTGTTCTCGCTTTTCTAGACCTAATTGTCGCTACTATAAAATCGTTAAGGAGAAGAGGACTGTCGGTCTTATTCGGACGACTGTGGCTGAAAATGCCAATGAAGGCTGGATTGGTCTGATTGGACTAGCTCCTAGTGCCAGAAAAAAAGGTTATGCAAGCAAGGCTATGTTGGACTTGGAGAGGCTTTATCCTTCTGTCAAGCGCTGGGTTTTATGCACAATTTTACAAGAAAAAGAGCTGGTCGCTTTTTATGAAAAGTTAGGCTACAAGCCTATCAATGTCGAACCAGAGCAGGCAGGCATGGACATGGCTTACATGGAAAAGTGGCTGTAG
- a CDS encoding DUF1361 domain-containing protein, whose protein sequence is MKKKIILIHLFFAVISLGIKYYQVSGPDLVWNMFLALVAFDFAALVYFVKQPIVKLFFALFWFFFYPNTFYMLTDIVHMNFTSTVLWEKTSLILYMLFVSSILFGVLSGTESVKVMFKSFKVTSYPLRLAFICALSVISSFAIHIGRYARLNSWDILTRPKVVIDELASVWSTGTAAYFVLGFTFLQILTLVFLEDETLNKA, encoded by the coding sequence ATGAAGAAAAAAATTATCCTCATTCACTTGTTTTTTGCTGTGATTTCATTAGGGATTAAATATTATCAGGTCAGCGGTCCAGATTTGGTTTGGAATATGTTTTTAGCGCTGGTGGCTTTTGATTTTGCAGCCTTGGTTTATTTTGTAAAACAGCCGATTGTCAAGCTTTTTTTTGCACTTTTTTGGTTCTTTTTTTATCCCAATACCTTTTACATGCTAACAGACATCGTACACATGAACTTTACAAGTACGGTCTTGTGGGAAAAGACCAGCTTGATTTTGTATATGCTCTTTGTCTCCAGTATCCTTTTTGGTGTTTTATCAGGCACTGAGAGTGTCAAGGTCATGTTCAAATCATTTAAAGTGACTTCTTATCCTTTACGTCTCGCTTTTATTTGCGCTTTATCTGTGATTTCTAGTTTTGCCATTCATATTGGACGCTACGCAAGGCTCAATAGCTGGGACATTCTCACCCGACCCAAAGTCGTTATTGATGAGTTAGCTAGCGTGTGGTCGACAGGAACAGCTGCTTACTTTGTGCTAGGCTTTACTTTTTTACAAATCTTGACACTTGTCTTTCTAGAAGATGAAACCTTAAATAAAGCTTGA
- a CDS encoding cysteine hydrolase family protein — MDTVLVMIDFQQAFDNGTWGERNNLFAEENAKRLLAFFRERELPIVHIQHVSPIPESQFYEGKAGCAFKAGFEPLAGEVLFQKAVNSAFIGTALEAYLRKEKLETLVICGLTLPHCVSTTTRMAANLGFSAYLISDATASFALSDVDNHLLSAELIHRVNLASLKDEFATILSTDEMLAHLAKKSQT; from the coding sequence ATGGACACAGTGTTGGTCATGATTGATTTTCAGCAGGCTTTTGACAATGGCACTTGGGGTGAGCGCAACAACCTTTTTGCTGAAGAAAATGCTAAGCGTTTACTGGCATTTTTTAGGGAGCGGGAGTTGCCGATTGTGCATATTCAGCACGTGAGTCCGATACCAGAGTCGCAGTTTTATGAGGGGAAAGCAGGCTGTGCTTTTAAAGCTGGTTTTGAACCTTTAGCAGGCGAGGTCCTTTTTCAAAAGGCGGTCAACAGTGCTTTCATCGGAACGGCGTTAGAAGCGTATCTGCGCAAGGAAAAGCTAGAAACGCTGGTGATTTGTGGATTGACCTTGCCACACTGCGTATCAACGACCACTCGTATGGCAGCTAATCTTGGCTTTTCAGCCTATCTCATCAGCGATGCGACAGCTAGCTTTGCTCTTTCTGATGTGGATAATCATCTTCTCTCAGCGGAGCTTATCCACAGGGTCAATCTCGCTAGTCTCAAGGACGAGTTTGCTACTATCTTGTCAACAGATGAGATGCTAGCTCATTTGGCAAAAAAATCCCAGACTTAG
- a CDS encoding ribonuclease P, translating to MYQALNHYLSYQGMKYIKPEKAGVLEQEMLTFKVAGQEARKAFTAISKALEEKVAPFQMERVSNWASQAQLGRPHFWCYFKRPEDREDEVALAIRLYGKTDAFGISCEVSFLERKKSETTLTRQERVLDVPISASLYYQVQKDGESYPVSGSESNRQMLKEQVRAKLVRKVLVKYDVPCSKEQTLEDLTDKLADGFKKLLPYYWATKEA from the coding sequence ATGTACCAAGCACTAAACCACTATCTTTCCTATCAAGGGATGAAGTACATCAAGCCTGAAAAAGCAGGTGTGCTAGAGCAGGAAATGTTGACCTTTAAAGTGGCGGGTCAAGAAGCTAGAAAGGCTTTTACCGCTATTTCAAAGGCGCTAGAAGAAAAGGTTGCTCCTTTTCAGATGGAGCGTGTCAGCAATTGGGCGAGTCAAGCCCAGCTTGGACGACCGCATTTTTGGTGCTATTTCAAGCGCCCAGAAGATAGAGAGGACGAGGTGGCACTAGCCATTAGACTTTATGGCAAAACGGACGCTTTTGGGATTAGCTGCGAGGTGAGCTTTCTTGAGCGTAAAAAGTCAGAAACGACCTTAACTAGGCAGGAGCGTGTCTTGGATGTGCCGATTAGTGCTTCTCTTTATTATCAAGTGCAAAAAGATGGGGAGAGCTATCCTGTTTCAGGAAGTGAATCTAACCGTCAAATGCTAAAAGAGCAGGTACGAGCTAAGCTAGTTCGAAAAGTGCTGGTCAAGTATGACGTGCCTTGTTCTAAGGAACAGACTTTAGAGGACTTGACGGACAAGCTGGCAGATGGTTTTAAAAAGCTTCTGCCTTATTATTGGGCGACAAAGGAGGCGTAG
- a CDS encoding NCS2 family permease, producing MDKFFKLTEHGTDVKTEVTAGLTTFFAMSYILFVNPAMLSQTGMPAQGVFLATIIGAIAGTLMMAFYANMPYAQAPGMGLNAFFTYTVCGSLGYTWQEALAMVFLCGVISVIITVTKVRKMIIECIPAFMKSAISAGIGIFLAYVGIKNAGFLQFAIDPGKYTVLGKGADAAKASITANASATPSLVAFTEPSVIVAIIGLVITAFFVIKNIKGGVIISIALTTVVAILAGVVNLSDINFASTNITAAFKDFKSIFGVALGHEGLGSLFSDVSRIPSVLMAILAFSLTDIFDTIGTLIGTGQKVGIVAQTGENNESKGLDRALFSDLVGTTVGAIAGTSNVTTYVESAAGIGAGGRTGLTALVVAILFAISSFFSPLLAIVPNAATAPVLIIVGVMMLSNLKNIEWDDLSVAIPAFFTSIFMGFAYSITHGIAVGFLFYTLAKIFKGEAREVHGLIWVLDILFILNFVSLALL from the coding sequence ATGGATAAGTTTTTTAAATTAACAGAGCATGGCACTGATGTCAAAACAGAAGTGACTGCTGGTTTGACAACTTTCTTTGCAATGAGCTACATTCTCTTTGTCAATCCTGCCATGCTATCTCAAACTGGTATGCCAGCACAAGGTGTCTTTTTAGCGACTATCATTGGAGCAATCGCAGGGACCTTGATGATGGCTTTTTATGCCAACATGCCTTATGCGCAAGCGCCTGGGATGGGGCTTAACGCTTTCTTCACCTACACGGTTTGTGGGTCGCTAGGCTATACTTGGCAAGAAGCGCTTGCTATGGTGTTCTTGTGTGGTGTCATTTCAGTCATCATTACCGTTACCAAGGTGCGCAAGATGATTATTGAGTGCATTCCTGCTTTTATGAAATCAGCCATTTCAGCTGGTATCGGTATCTTTTTAGCCTATGTTGGGATTAAAAATGCTGGTTTCTTGCAGTTTGCTATTGACCCAGGCAAGTACACGGTTCTTGGAAAAGGTGCAGACGCCGCTAAAGCCTCTATCACAGCAAATGCTTCTGCAACACCGTCTCTAGTTGCCTTCACAGAGCCATCTGTGATTGTCGCTATTATTGGTCTTGTGATTACAGCTTTCTTTGTTATCAAGAACATCAAGGGTGGGGTTATCATCTCGATTGCCCTAACGACTGTTGTTGCGATTTTAGCAGGTGTAGTCAATCTCTCAGACATTAACTTCGCCTCAACCAATATCACAGCAGCTTTCAAGGACTTTAAATCCATCTTTGGTGTTGCGCTTGGTCATGAGGGGCTAGGGTCGCTCTTTTCAGACGTGTCTCGTATTCCAAGTGTCTTGATGGCGATTCTTGCCTTTTCTCTGACAGATATCTTTGATACGATTGGGACACTAATCGGAACAGGGCAAAAGGTTGGTATTGTAGCACAAACAGGGGAAAACAATGAGTCTAAAGGGCTTGACCGTGCCCTCTTTTCAGACCTTGTCGGCACAACCGTTGGGGCTATTGCGGGTACGTCAAATGTGACGACTTACGTTGAGTCTGCAGCAGGGATTGGCGCTGGTGGGCGTACAGGATTGACGGCTCTTGTTGTGGCGATTCTCTTTGCTATCTCAAGTTTCTTTAGTCCACTGCTTGCTATTGTGCCAAATGCAGCAACAGCTCCTGTTCTTATCATCGTTGGGGTTATGATGTTGTCTAATCTGAAAAACATCGAGTGGGATGATTTGAGCGTTGCGATTCCTGCATTCTTTACCTCTATTTTCATGGGATTTGCTTACAGTATCACACACGGTATTGCTGTTGGATTCCTCTTTTACACCTTGGCAAAAATCTTTAAGGGTGAAGCAAGAGAAGTGCATGGACTTATCTGGGTTCTAGATATTCTCTTTATCCTAAACTTTGTCAGTCTTGCTTTATTATAA
- a CDS encoding GNAT family N-acetyltransferase → MKEAKEVIVKVAEPGDADALVKLLECVRLESDFITEDSQEQLTKSEMETFISSSQLHDNCLCLLVMLDDEAIAVLNVAGKQDYSVSHIGDIFLAVKKSYWGCGLGQLLLAEAIDWAEHSGVIRRLELTVQKRNQAALHIYQKHGFLLEGIKKRGARAQTGDFLDVCMMSKMIEGN, encoded by the coding sequence ATGAAAGAAGCTAAAGAAGTTATTGTAAAAGTGGCTGAGCCAGGTGATGCTGATGCACTTGTTAAATTGCTAGAGTGCGTGCGACTTGAGTCCGACTTTATCACAGAAGATAGTCAAGAACAGCTGACTAAGAGTGAGATGGAAACATTTATCAGCTCAAGTCAGCTTCACGACAATTGTTTGTGTCTACTAGTAATGTTAGATGATGAAGCGATAGCAGTGCTCAATGTCGCAGGAAAGCAAGACTATAGCGTCAGCCATATCGGAGATATTTTCCTAGCGGTGAAAAAGTCCTACTGGGGTTGTGGTCTAGGGCAGCTGCTTTTAGCAGAAGCGATTGACTGGGCAGAACACAGTGGTGTGATAAGGCGCTTAGAGTTGACCGTGCAAAAGCGTAATCAAGCTGCGCTTCACATCTACCAAAAGCATGGTTTTTTGCTAGAAGGTATCAAAAAACGAGGGGCAAGAGCCCAGACAGGTGACTTTTTAGACGTCTGTATGATGAGTAAAATGATCGAAGGTAACTAA
- the tsaE gene encoding tRNA (adenosine(37)-N6)-threonylcarbamoyltransferase complex ATPase subunit type 1 TsaE yields MLYSHNETELEAYGEAFAKSLQAGDIIVLTGDLGAGKTTLTKGIARGLGIRQMVKSPTYTIVREYEGRLPLYHLDVYRIGDDPDSIDLDTFLYGEGVTVIEWGELLDDALLGDYLEIILERKDDGRTLRFKAHGERSQAIIDDIHERS; encoded by the coding sequence ATGTTGTATAGTCATAATGAAACAGAGCTTGAGGCTTATGGCGAAGCTTTCGCTAAAAGTCTGCAGGCTGGTGATATTATCGTTTTGACAGGTGATTTAGGAGCTGGAAAGACCACGCTAACAAAAGGCATAGCTAGAGGGCTAGGTATTAGGCAGATGGTGAAAAGCCCAACTTATACCATTGTTCGTGAGTATGAGGGCAGACTTCCGCTCTATCACTTGGATGTTTACCGTATCGGTGATGATCCAGACTCGATTGATCTTGATACCTTTTTGTATGGAGAGGGTGTCACTGTTATCGAGTGGGGTGAGCTGTTAGATGATGCGCTTTTAGGCGATTATTTAGAAATTATCCTTGAGCGTAAAGACGATGGACGTACGCTTAGATTTAAAGCGCACGGCGAGCGTTCTCAAGCGATTATAGACGATATCCATGAAAGAAGCTAA
- a CDS encoding HIT family protein: MDNCIFCRIVSGDIPSSKVYEDDEVLAFLDISQATKGHTLVIPKQHVRNVLEMDEDAASTVFSRVPKIARALKKATGASGMNIIANNEEIAGQTVFHAHIHLVPRYGDKDGLAISYTEHEPDFEALAKLAETIKKEISA, encoded by the coding sequence ATGGATAATTGTATTTTTTGTCGTATTGTCTCTGGAGACATTCCTTCTTCTAAAGTATACGAGGACGATGAGGTTTTAGCCTTTTTAGATATTTCTCAAGCCACCAAAGGGCATACACTGGTCATTCCAAAGCAGCATGTGCGAAATGTCCTTGAGATGGACGAAGACGCTGCAAGTACTGTCTTTTCACGTGTTCCTAAGATTGCTCGTGCCCTTAAAAAAGCAACTGGCGCTTCTGGCATGAACATCATCGCTAACAACGAAGAAATTGCAGGGCAGACAGTCTTTCACGCTCATATCCATCTTGTCCCACGCTACGGTGACAAGGATGGACTCGCTATTTCCTACACAGAGCATGAGCCTGACTTTGAAGCACTAGCTAAGCTCGCTGAAACCATCAAAAAGGAGATAAGCGCATGA
- a CDS encoding ISL3 family transposase produces the protein MEHIKNSTKLIGIKDLNIKISIVLKHQTHIEIRAELDYPAPACPHCQGKMIKYDFQRPATIPILDVQGMATVLKLRKRRFQCKACRRVSVAKTSLVKKHCQISQPVWAKITQLLIEKQTNTDIARRLHVSVSTVQRQLNAFTFKDNFETLPEVLSWDEFARNKGKLAFIAQDFKTKKIIALLENNRQTTIKKHFYKYSRQAREAVKIVTVDMSGAYIPIIGKLFPKAEIVLDRFHIAQHLSRAMMTTRIAIMKAFDKKALPYRAMKNHWKILQKDSRKLSDKAFYSRTFRQTLTPREIVQKTLAFSPELRYYYELYQLLLFHFQEKRVKAFFGLIHDNLGTVNASFSRVFRTFLKHETYITNALKQPYSNAKLEATNKLIKDIKRQAFGFRNFKNFRTKILITLNIQRERTKIVLSRT, from the coding sequence ATGGAACATATTAAGAATAGCACAAAACTCATTGGAATCAAAGACTTAAACATCAAAATATCAATTGTTCTCAAACATCAGACTCACATCGAGATAAGAGCCGAGCTGGATTATCCCGCTCCAGCCTGTCCTCATTGTCAAGGAAAGATGATCAAATACGATTTTCAAAGACCTGCCACCATCCCAATCTTAGACGTCCAAGGCATGGCAACTGTCCTAAAACTCAGAAAGCGGCGCTTTCAGTGTAAAGCGTGCCGTAGGGTTTCTGTCGCCAAAACTAGCCTGGTCAAGAAACATTGCCAAATCTCACAGCCTGTCTGGGCGAAAATCACGCAGCTTCTCATCGAGAAACAGACCAATACAGACATCGCAAGACGCCTCCACGTCTCTGTTTCTACCGTCCAGAGGCAGCTGAACGCTTTCACTTTTAAGGACAACTTTGAGACTTTACCAGAGGTCTTGAGCTGGGATGAATTCGCAAGAAACAAGGGGAAACTAGCTTTCATTGCGCAAGATTTTAAGACCAAGAAAATCATTGCTCTTCTTGAAAACAATCGGCAAACAACCATCAAGAAGCATTTCTACAAGTATTCCAGGCAAGCCAGAGAAGCAGTCAAAATCGTGACTGTTGACATGTCTGGTGCCTACATTCCTATCATTGGGAAACTATTTCCAAAGGCTGAGATTGTTCTTGACCGTTTCCACATTGCGCAGCACCTTAGTCGAGCCATGATGACCACTCGTATTGCCATCATGAAGGCATTTGACAAGAAAGCTCTGCCTTATAGAGCCATGAAAAATCACTGGAAAATCCTGCAAAAAGACAGCAGAAAGCTCTCCGACAAAGCTTTCTACTCCAGAACCTTTCGACAGACTCTGACACCTAGAGAAATTGTCCAGAAAACCTTAGCTTTTTCGCCCGAACTCCGCTATTATTACGAACTTTACCAGCTTTTGCTTTTCCATTTTCAAGAGAAGCGTGTCAAGGCTTTCTTTGGACTCATTCACGACAATTTGGGTACTGTCAACGCAAGTTTTTCAAGAGTTTTTCGGACTTTTCTAAAGCACGAAACTTATATTACCAACGCTCTGAAGCAACCTTATTCCAATGCCAAACTGGAAGCCACTAACAAGCTTATTAAAGACATCAAACGACAAGCGTTTGGATTTCGTAACTTCAAGAACTTTAGAACCAAGATTCTCATCACTCTGAACATACAAAGAGAGAGAACGAAAATCGTTCTCTCTCGCACATAG